From Salmo salar chromosome ssa04, Ssal_v3.1, whole genome shotgun sequence, one genomic window encodes:
- the LOC106603926 gene encoding heterogeneous nuclear ribonucleoprotein A/B isoform X1 — MSDDAEQQFMETSENGNEAEELNGAEESTLQPDAEEQEKQSCEEEAAVEEVDAQNGAAEGGQINASKGEDDAGKMFVGGLSWDTSKKDLKDYFSKFGEVTDCTIKMDSNTGRSRGFGFILFQTAASVDKVLEQKEHRLDGRQIDPKKAMAMKKEPAKKIFVGGLNPEATEETIREYFGTFGEIESIELPVDPKFKKRRGFIFITFKEESTVKKCLEKKFHNVCGTKVTDGKEGLCEIKIAQPKEVYQQQQFGGRGGGSYGGGRGGRGRGGQNQYGNQGYNNYWNQGYGNQGYGNQGYGNQGYGYGGQQAYGNYGAYGNYDYSAGYYGGGYGGGYDYNQGNTSYGKTPRRGGHQGSYKPY, encoded by the exons ATGTCTGACGACGCTGAACAACAATTTATGGAGACCTCCGAAAATGGAAACGAAGCCGAAGAACTGAATGGAGCAGAAGAATCCACATTACAGCCCGATGCGGAGGAACAAGAAAAACAGAGTTGTGAGGAAGAGGCTGCTGTGGAGGAAGTGGACGCTCAGAACGGAGCTGCAGAGGGGGGACAGATAAATGCAAGCAAAGGCGAGGATGACGCTGG CAAAATGTTTGTTGGTGGACTTAGCTGGGACACTAGCAAAAAAGACCTGAAAGACTACTTCTCCAAATTTGGAGAGGTGACAGATTGTACCATCAAGATGGACTCAAACACAGGAAGGTCACGCGGGTTTGGGTTCATCTTGTTCCAAACAGCAGCAAGTGTAGACAAG GTTCTTGAGCAGAAAGAACACAGGCTAGATGGACGACAGATAGACCCAAAGAAGGCTATGGCAATGAAGAAGGAACCAGCCAAGAAGATCTTTGTTGGTGGTCTAAATCCAGAAGCCACAGAGGAGACCATCAGAGAATACTTTGGAACCTTTGGGGAG ATTGAATCCATCGAACTCCCAGTGGACCCCAAATTCAAAAAAAGGAGGGGTTTTATCTTCATCACGTTCAAAGAAGAGTCCACTGTTAAAAAATGCCTTGAGAAAAAGTTCCACAATGTGTGTGGAACTAAAGTGACAGATGGAAAGGAAGGTCTT TGTGAGATCAAAATCGCCCAGCCCAAAGAGGTGTACCAGCAGCAGCAGTTTGGAGGCCGTGGGGGTGGCAGCTACGGAGGAGGCCGAGGAGGCAGGGGCCGTGGCG GCCAAAACCAGTATGGCAACCAGGGTTATAATAACTACTGGAACCAGGGCTATGGCAACCAGGGCTATGGCAACCAGGGCTATGGCAACCAGGGCTATGGTTATGGTGGGCAGCAGGCCTATGGAAACTATGGCGCTTACGGCAACTATGACTACTCTGCTGGATACTACGGAGGCGGCTATGGAGGGGGCTACGACTACA ACCAGGGCAATACAAGCTATGGGAAAACTCCAAGACGTGGAGGTCACCAGGGTAGCTACAAGCCATACTGA
- the spns3 gene encoding protein spinster homolog 3 isoform X1: METNGSVMSLPDGEKTRLSSVSNETSTRYGSIADSLPTDEPSTVETTVLSPRRSYITVAVLCYVNLINYMDRYTIAGVLLSIQKFFDITDSTSGLLQTVFICSFIILAPIFGYLGDRYNRKYIMIGGLSVWVVMTLSSSFVTKSYFWLLVLLRALVGTGEASYSTIAPTIIGDLFSGAKRTVMISAFYIFIPVGSGLGYIIGSSVASATGDWRWALRLNPILGSLGLLLLAVLCPNPPRGASDAHGGSTIEHTSYLEDVKYLLKNKSFVWSSLGVTAMAFLTGALAFWTPTFLSRARVTQGIQPPCNTEPCDTSDSYIFGVVTVVTGILGVSLGSTISRRLRDRVPNADPLICAVGMLSSAPCFFFAIVLASTSIPATYVFIGIGETLLSLNWAVLADILLYVVVPTRRATAEALQIMVCHLLGDAGSPYLLGAISDALRTYQPDSHTWSFRSLEYSFLLCPFVGVLGGLFFLMTALYVTKDRKNAELLTAGVCDPVDPPTQFSAIAGSTDC, translated from the exons ATGGAGACGAATGGGTCAGTGATGTCTCTGCCGGATGGAGAGAAGACTCGTCTGAGTTCAGTTTCCAATGAAACTTCCACACGCTACGGTTCCATAGCTGACAGCCTTCCTACTGATGAACCATCCACAGTGGAGACAACAGTCCTCTCTCCACGACGCTCCTATATAACAGTAGCTGTGCTCTGTTATGTCAACTTAATCAATTACATGGACCGATACACAATCGCAG GGGTCCTTCTCAGTATCCAGAAGTTCTTTGATATAACTGACAGCACATCTGGACTACTACAGACAG TTTTCATCTGCAGTTTCATTATTTTGGCTCCAATCTTTGGGTACCTTGGCGACCGCTACAACAGGAAGTACATCATGATTGGCGGGCTGAGTGTGTGGGTGGTGATGACCCTGAGCAGCTCTTTTGTTACAAAATCA TATTTCTGGTTGCTGGTGCTGTTGAGAGCCCTGGTGGGGACAGGAGAGGCCAGCTACTCCACCATCGCCCCTACCATCATAGGAGACCTGTTCTCTGGAGCCAAGAGGACCGTCATGATCTCTGCCTTCTACATCTTCATCCCTGTTGGAAG TGGTCTGGGATACATAATAGGATCCTCTGTTGCCAGTGCCACTGGAGACTGGCGTTGGGCCTTACGG cTCAATCCCATCCTGGGTTCCCTGGGTCTGCTCCTGCTGGCTGTGTTGTGCCCCAACCCCCCACGAGGGGCCTCTGACGCCCATGGAGGAAGTACCATAGAGCACACCTCGTACCTGGAGGACGTCAAGTACCTTCTGAAGAA TAAGAGTTTTGTGTGGTCGTCTCTGGGAGTTACTGCCATGGCTTTTCTGACTGGAGCTCTGGCCTTCTGGACACCCACCTTCCTGAGCCGAGCTCGGGTCACTCAGGGCATCCAGCCACCCTGCAACACTGAACCCTGTGACACCTCCGACAG TTACATCTTTGGGGTGGTGACGGTGGTGACGGGTATTTTGGGTGTTTCGTTGGGCAGCACCATCTCCAGGAGACTGAGGGACAGGGTGCCCAACGCAGACCCCCTCATCTGTGCTGTGGGCATGCTCAGCTCCGCCCCCTGCTTCTTCTTCGCCATCGTACTGGCGTCTACAAGCATCCCTGCCACTTAT GTGTTCATCGGCATTGGGGAGACTCTATTGTCACTGAACTGGGCCGTTCTAGCTGATATCCTACTG TATGTGGTGGTGCCAACCAGGAGAGCTACAGCTGAAGCTCTGCAAATCATGGTCTGTCATCTCCTAGGAGATGCCGGAAGCCCTTACCTGCTAGGAGCT ATCTCAGACGCTCTGCGTACATACCAGCCTGACTCTCATACGTGGAGTTTCCGTAGTCTGGAGTACAGTTTCCTGCTGTGCCCTTTCGTTGGGGTCCTGGGTGGGCTCTTCTTCCTCATGACAGCCCTCTACGTCACAAAGGACAGGAAGAACGCAGAGCTACTCACTGCAG gggtGTGTGATCCAGTAGATCCTCCTACTCAGTTTAGTGCCATAGCAGGCTCCACAGATTGCTGA
- the spns3 gene encoding protein spinster homolog 3 isoform X2: MIGGLSVWVVMTLSSSFVTKSYFWLLVLLRALVGTGEASYSTIAPTIIGDLFSGAKRTVMISAFYIFIPVGSGLGYIIGSSVASATGDWRWALRLNPILGSLGLLLLAVLCPNPPRGASDAHGGSTIEHTSYLEDVKYLLKNKSFVWSSLGVTAMAFLTGALAFWTPTFLSRARVTQGIQPPCNTEPCDTSDSYIFGVVTVVTGILGVSLGSTISRRLRDRVPNADPLICAVGMLSSAPCFFFAIVLASTSIPATYVFIGIGETLLSLNWAVLADILLYVVVPTRRATAEALQIMVCHLLGDAGSPYLLGAISDALRTYQPDSHTWSFRSLEYSFLLCPFVGVLGGLFFLMTALYVTKDRKNAELLTAGVCDPVDPPTQFSAIAGSTDC, translated from the exons ATGATTGGCGGGCTGAGTGTGTGGGTGGTGATGACCCTGAGCAGCTCTTTTGTTACAAAATCA TATTTCTGGTTGCTGGTGCTGTTGAGAGCCCTGGTGGGGACAGGAGAGGCCAGCTACTCCACCATCGCCCCTACCATCATAGGAGACCTGTTCTCTGGAGCCAAGAGGACCGTCATGATCTCTGCCTTCTACATCTTCATCCCTGTTGGAAG TGGTCTGGGATACATAATAGGATCCTCTGTTGCCAGTGCCACTGGAGACTGGCGTTGGGCCTTACGG cTCAATCCCATCCTGGGTTCCCTGGGTCTGCTCCTGCTGGCTGTGTTGTGCCCCAACCCCCCACGAGGGGCCTCTGACGCCCATGGAGGAAGTACCATAGAGCACACCTCGTACCTGGAGGACGTCAAGTACCTTCTGAAGAA TAAGAGTTTTGTGTGGTCGTCTCTGGGAGTTACTGCCATGGCTTTTCTGACTGGAGCTCTGGCCTTCTGGACACCCACCTTCCTGAGCCGAGCTCGGGTCACTCAGGGCATCCAGCCACCCTGCAACACTGAACCCTGTGACACCTCCGACAG TTACATCTTTGGGGTGGTGACGGTGGTGACGGGTATTTTGGGTGTTTCGTTGGGCAGCACCATCTCCAGGAGACTGAGGGACAGGGTGCCCAACGCAGACCCCCTCATCTGTGCTGTGGGCATGCTCAGCTCCGCCCCCTGCTTCTTCTTCGCCATCGTACTGGCGTCTACAAGCATCCCTGCCACTTAT GTGTTCATCGGCATTGGGGAGACTCTATTGTCACTGAACTGGGCCGTTCTAGCTGATATCCTACTG TATGTGGTGGTGCCAACCAGGAGAGCTACAGCTGAAGCTCTGCAAATCATGGTCTGTCATCTCCTAGGAGATGCCGGAAGCCCTTACCTGCTAGGAGCT ATCTCAGACGCTCTGCGTACATACCAGCCTGACTCTCATACGTGGAGTTTCCGTAGTCTGGAGTACAGTTTCCTGCTGTGCCCTTTCGTTGGGGTCCTGGGTGGGCTCTTCTTCCTCATGACAGCCCTCTACGTCACAAAGGACAGGAAGAACGCAGAGCTACTCACTGCAG gggtGTGTGATCCAGTAGATCCTCCTACTCAGTTTAGTGCCATAGCAGGCTCCACAGATTGCTGA
- the LOC106603926 gene encoding heterogeneous nuclear ribonucleoprotein A/B isoform X2, whose amino-acid sequence MSDDAEQQFMETSENGNEAEELNGAEESTLQPDAEEQEKQSCEEEAAVEEVDAQNGAAEGGQINASKGEDDAGKMFVGGLSWDTSKKDLKDYFSKFGEVTDCTIKMDSNTGRSRGFGFILFQTAASVDKVLEQKEHRLDGRQIDPKKAMAMKKEPAKKIFVGGLNPEATEETIREYFGTFGEIESIELPVDPKFKKRRGFIFITFKEESTVKKCLEKKFHNVCGTKVTDGKEGLCEIKIAQPKEVYQQQQFGGRGGGSYGGGRGGRGRGGQNQYGNQGYNNYWNQGYGNQGYGNQGYGNQGYGYGGQQAYGNYGAYGNYDYSAGYYGGGYGGGYDYRLK is encoded by the exons ATGTCTGACGACGCTGAACAACAATTTATGGAGACCTCCGAAAATGGAAACGAAGCCGAAGAACTGAATGGAGCAGAAGAATCCACATTACAGCCCGATGCGGAGGAACAAGAAAAACAGAGTTGTGAGGAAGAGGCTGCTGTGGAGGAAGTGGACGCTCAGAACGGAGCTGCAGAGGGGGGACAGATAAATGCAAGCAAAGGCGAGGATGACGCTGG CAAAATGTTTGTTGGTGGACTTAGCTGGGACACTAGCAAAAAAGACCTGAAAGACTACTTCTCCAAATTTGGAGAGGTGACAGATTGTACCATCAAGATGGACTCAAACACAGGAAGGTCACGCGGGTTTGGGTTCATCTTGTTCCAAACAGCAGCAAGTGTAGACAAG GTTCTTGAGCAGAAAGAACACAGGCTAGATGGACGACAGATAGACCCAAAGAAGGCTATGGCAATGAAGAAGGAACCAGCCAAGAAGATCTTTGTTGGTGGTCTAAATCCAGAAGCCACAGAGGAGACCATCAGAGAATACTTTGGAACCTTTGGGGAG ATTGAATCCATCGAACTCCCAGTGGACCCCAAATTCAAAAAAAGGAGGGGTTTTATCTTCATCACGTTCAAAGAAGAGTCCACTGTTAAAAAATGCCTTGAGAAAAAGTTCCACAATGTGTGTGGAACTAAAGTGACAGATGGAAAGGAAGGTCTT TGTGAGATCAAAATCGCCCAGCCCAAAGAGGTGTACCAGCAGCAGCAGTTTGGAGGCCGTGGGGGTGGCAGCTACGGAGGAGGCCGAGGAGGCAGGGGCCGTGGCG GCCAAAACCAGTATGGCAACCAGGGTTATAATAACTACTGGAACCAGGGCTATGGCAACCAGGGCTATGGCAACCAGGGCTATGGCAACCAGGGCTATGGTTATGGTGGGCAGCAGGCCTATGGAAACTATGGCGCTTACGGCAACTATGACTACTCTGCTGGATACTACGGAGGCGGCTATGGAGGGGGCTACGACTACA